The genomic segment TTTTGAGCCACAATAGGGACAGTTCGTTTCGTAAGTATAAGTATATAATTTTTTAGATTTAATGCAAAACGGGCATTCCTTATTAAAACAAATGTTTAGGGTATCTACATTCTGATTTATATAAGAAATGATTCTTGAATCGGGAAACTCATAAATATCTAAATCTCGAGATTTGGTTTTTCCTTTATTTTCATAGAGTATTATTTGCACTTCATTTGTCGCATTTTTAAATAGCTTGGAACCTATGTCAATAATTTTCAAAATATTAGCTTTTGAAAGGAACTGGTTCCTAAATTCGATGTAACCTTGTCTAAGAAGAAAACTTTTTGGAACTAAAAAACCTATAATATCATTAGACCAATTTAAAGCTTTAAGAAGAAATGAACAATAAATATCATTATAGAATATCTGTTCTTTTTTTAATAATTCTTTTTCATCACGATTTAAAATATTCCCATAAGGTGGATTTCCGAGTATAATATCAAATTTGCCCAAACTCGAATTTGTCAGAGAATTAATTGATTTAAAATTTGATTTTAGCAGGGAAACTATTTGAGGGATATCTTCACCACTTTCATCAAAAATCCACCCTATTAATTTTA from the Candidatus Bathyarchaeota archaeon genome contains:
- a CDS encoding N-6 DNA methylase; translation: MVSTLLNITICDPACGSGNFLLSAVDIIFKLVTELNNISSKHEIKKQLLKNLYGYDINPDAINLSILKLIGWIFDESGEDIPQIVSLLKSNFKSINSLTNSSLGKFDIILGNPPYGNILNRDEKELLKKEQIFYNDIYCSFLLKALNWSNDIIGFLVPKSFLLRQGYIEFRNQFLSKANILKIIDIGSKLFKNATNEVQIILYENKGKTKSRDLDIYEFPDSRIISYINQNVDTLNICFNKECPFCIKSKKLYTYTYETNCPYCGSK